The genome window TCATTTCGACCAAAATCACCATTTGGATCTAAATGACGCATTCTAACAAATCCCAATGTTTGTGGACCATCTAATGTTAAAGTTCCTTTTTTATAATGATAGCCTTTTTTATAATATCCTTCATCAATCCAATCCAAGTCATTTTGAACTGTAATTCCCCCAATGGCATCAACTAAATCACTTAGCGCTTCCATATTTACTTGGATATAATAATCCATTTTAACACCTGTAAAATTTTCTACTGTATCTTTAGCCATTTTCACCCCGCCATAAGCATAGGCAGAATTGATTTTTGTTACTCTCCCATCTCCAATAATTTCTGTTTTTGTATCACGAGGAATACTTACCATCTGCATTTTATCTTTATTTGGATTCAAAGTCATGACGATGAGAGTATCCGATCTTCCTACATCACCTTTTCTTTCATCCACACCCATAAGCAAAATAGAAATGGGTTTTGTATTATCAAGCTTTTCTTCTCTTGCTTTTTTTTCTAAATTCGAATCACCCTCAAGAGGATTATACATTTTGTTTGCTGTCTCTTCTACGCTATGATATAGATAAAATACATAAGACCCTAATCCAATAACAAGTATTCCAATAATTACTCCTAAAGTAATCCATATCTTTTTCTTTTTGCTTTTCCTTGTTCTCATTCTCGCTCTCACTTTCCTTGTTAAATTTTCGCTCATCCATTTTATTATAAAAAAATGAGAAAATGATGAAAATAAGGATGATTCTCCTAAATTTTCTAACAAGAAAGCAGGAGAACCGTCCCACCCTATCCTTAATAGACTCATTTTGCTTCTTCGTAATACTAGGACCAATAGAGTAGGCTGCAATCCTTTTATAGTTGTTAGCGGAAATGGATTGGTTTATTTCCCTATAAAATCCTACATAGGAAATGATCTCTGTTGAATTAACTAAAAAAATGCTAAATCGTATCGCTGCAAATTAATCTAATACTTAACTTCCATCCTTAGTATGTATTCAAAAAGACCATTCTACTGTGAACAGAACCAACCAATTCATGGTAATTGTCACTCTGTATCCCTCTAATTCCCATATGTAATTTTATTTAAAGGTGAAAAAATAAAAGGGTAAAAACTTTATATACAAAAGGAGAAAATATAATGAAGATTAAAAATACGTTTTCTGTCCTTGCATGCATGAGTTTTCTTATGCTAGCAGGATGTAATAATAATGACCATGAAGCTTCAGATATGAATATGGATCGTTATAATGACTCTACAATTTCTAGCTTAAAAACAAATGTAAATAGTAAGAAATATCCGCATACACAACCTGTAAAAATACAAAATGCTAAATACGAATTTCGAACAATTGTCGGAACGTATGATTCAAATAATCCAAATGCAACAAATAAACAACAAGTGCAAAAAGCCACTCCACAACAGCAACAGCCACAGGCTACTGAGCAGCAACAAGCAAATCAAGGCGCACAACCAGGTGCACAATCTGCTCCGCAAACAACACCTAATAATACAGCAAAAAAAGAACCAAGTAACTTTGTGT of Niallia circulans contains these proteins:
- a CDS encoding LCP family protein, which codes for MRTRKSKKKKIWITLGVIIGILVIGLGSYVFYLYHSVEETANKMYNPLEGDSNLEKKAREEKLDNTKPISILLMGVDERKGDVGRSDTLIVMTLNPNKDKMQMVSIPRDTKTEIIGDGRVTKINSAYAYGGVKMAKDTVENFTGVKMDYYIQVNMEALSDLVDAIGGITVQNDLDWIDEGYYKKGYHYKKGTLTLDGPQTLGFVRMRHLDPNGDFGRNDRQREVITAIIDKATGISTVAHFDEILDALGVNVKTNITFDQMMTIQKNYRDVRKSVEQYEVKGQGTPPGQTYYLNVPEEEKTKVHDMLSENLQ
- a CDS encoding CAP domain-containing protein — translated: MKIKNTFSVLACMSFLMLAGCNNNDHEASDMNMDRYNDSTISSLKTNVNSKKYPHTQPVKIQNAKYEFRTIVGTYDSNNPNATNKQQVQKATPQQQQPQATEQQQANQGAQPGAQSAPQTTPNNTAKKEPSNFVSEVIDLTNAERKKQGLPALQAYPELNNVADMKAKDMNDKGYFSHTSPTYGSPFDMMRDFGITYESAGENIAQGQRSPEEVVNAWMNSEGHRANILNDKYTHIGVGFDEGGYEWVQMFVKK